In the genome of Deltaproteobacteria bacterium, one region contains:
- a CDS encoding mannose-1-phosphate guanyltransferase, with protein sequence MENIDKNLVAVIMAGGVGTRFWPLSTHEKPKQFIQLFDERSLLQKSYDRVAGIVPDERIIVLTNEHFTSLVSEQLPKVPIQNIIGEPERKDTAAAVCLGTLVAMKRFGNPVIIVLTADHLIEPVDLFQRTMLSAVEAARKTGALYTFGIRPTYPATGYGYLEIGEKTAEDGGIEHFRLISFKEKPNAETAGRYLESGRYLWNSGMFVWTADAIFGELMLHLPEYVEHLNKAVEKMGTAQWDEALRNRFAALKRISIDFAVMEKARDVRCVTGEFSWKDVGGWLAIQDFLACDANGNYIKGRVHALDAQGNLVFCDQPHETLALVGVSDVVVVRAGVKTLVAHKDRLEDVKQIVESMLAQS encoded by the coding sequence ATGGAGAACATTGATAAGAATCTGGTGGCCGTCATCATGGCCGGAGGCGTGGGAACGCGCTTCTGGCCACTCAGCACGCACGAGAAACCCAAGCAGTTCATCCAGCTCTTCGACGAGCGGAGCCTGCTGCAAAAAAGCTACGACCGCGTGGCGGGAATCGTTCCGGATGAACGAATCATCGTTTTGACCAATGAGCATTTTACCTCTTTGGTCAGCGAGCAGCTTCCCAAAGTGCCCATTCAAAACATCATCGGCGAGCCCGAGCGAAAGGACACCGCCGCCGCGGTTTGTCTCGGCACCCTGGTCGCCATGAAGCGCTTCGGCAATCCGGTGATCATCGTGTTGACAGCGGATCATTTGATAGAGCCTGTCGATCTGTTTCAGCGGACGATGCTTTCGGCGGTTGAAGCGGCCCGAAAAACCGGCGCGCTTTATACCTTCGGGATCAGGCCGACCTATCCGGCCACAGGTTACGGTTATTTGGAGATCGGCGAAAAAACAGCCGAGGACGGCGGGATAGAGCATTTTCGTCTCATCTCGTTCAAGGAAAAGCCAAACGCGGAAACCGCCGGCCGGTATCTGGAATCCGGCCGGTACTTGTGGAACTCGGGCATGTTCGTCTGGACCGCGGACGCCATTTTTGGTGAATTGATGTTGCATCTTCCAGAATATGTCGAGCACCTGAACAAGGCCGTTGAGAAAATGGGAACGGCGCAATGGGACGAGGCCCTGCGAAACCGGTTTGCGGCGCTCAAACGAATTTCCATCGATTTCGCCGTCATGGAAAAGGCGCGTGATGTCCGCTGTGTGACCGGTGAATTCTCGTGGAAGGATGTCGGCGGGTGGCTGGCGATTCAGGATTTTTTGGCATGCGATGCGAACGGGAATTATATCAAGGGCCGGGTTCACGCCTTGGACGCCCAGGGCAATCTGGTATTCTGCGACCAGCCGCATGAGACGCTGGCCCTGGTGGGCGTCAGCGATGTGGTGGTAGTCCGTGCCGGCGTGAAGACCCTGGTCGCCCACAAGGACCGCTTGGAAGATGTGAAGCAGATTGTCGAGTCCATGCTCGCACAATCATAG
- the mviN gene encoding murein biosynthesis integral membrane protein MurJ has translation MSPQRTSNHDGNAAHLARSAGSVSIAVFFSRILGLVREQVLAGLFGAGTAMDAFVVAFRIPNLLRDLFAEGALSAAFVTVFTEYDQKRSREETWRLVNNVLAVLTVVVSLTVILGMIFSNELVMLLAPDFAKVAGKVELTRRLTIIMFPFLLLVSLSSLLMGILNTRGYFFIPSFASSCFNMTSIVVGGGLALLFPLWGKPAIAGMAIGTLLGGLSQMGVQVPVILRQGFRIKPVMDLADPGLKHIGRLIVPAVIGLSATQINIFVNTNFASRCAEGSVAWLNYAFRLVQFPIGLFGVAVSMATLPVVARLATEKDLKLLGDTLVSSLTLAFALTIPAAVGLWVLAEPIVGLIFEHGRFTQSDTFMTAQALRFYSIGLLAYAAVKIVVPVFYALNDTRWPVMGSFLAVVLNICIILATLDRLQHRAIALSTSATMILNFMLLAAVLYKKIGGYPAGRLFMSLTKILAASGIMGLLVWWTQIRIAGSPGIWLLTVKVFVSVSLGVVSYGISAYVLKLTEFNEIINKIIRRLIGS, from the coding sequence TTGAGTCCGCAACGCACGTCCAATCATGATGGAAACGCCGCCCATCTCGCACGGTCGGCAGGATCGGTGAGTATTGCCGTATTCTTTTCCCGTATATTGGGCCTCGTGAGGGAGCAGGTGCTTGCAGGCCTCTTCGGTGCGGGTACCGCAATGGACGCCTTTGTTGTGGCCTTCCGGATACCCAATCTTCTGAGGGACCTTTTTGCAGAAGGTGCCCTGAGCGCGGCATTTGTCACGGTCTTTACCGAATACGATCAAAAGCGCTCGAGAGAGGAGACCTGGCGCCTTGTAAACAACGTCCTGGCAGTACTCACCGTGGTGGTTTCCCTGACCGTGATTCTCGGCATGATCTTTTCCAATGAACTGGTAATGCTGCTCGCCCCGGATTTTGCCAAAGTCGCCGGCAAAGTGGAGCTCACACGGCGGCTGACAATCATAATGTTTCCCTTCCTGCTATTGGTTTCCCTTTCATCCCTCCTCATGGGGATACTGAACACAAGAGGTTACTTTTTTATCCCGTCTTTTGCATCCAGTTGCTTCAACATGACATCCATAGTGGTGGGTGGAGGGCTTGCGTTGCTGTTTCCATTGTGGGGGAAACCGGCCATAGCGGGTATGGCTATAGGGACCCTGCTGGGCGGTCTGTCTCAAATGGGAGTACAGGTCCCTGTCATTCTGCGCCAGGGGTTCAGAATAAAGCCCGTGATGGATCTGGCGGACCCTGGGCTGAAACACATAGGCCGGCTGATAGTACCCGCCGTAATAGGTCTTTCCGCAACCCAGATCAACATCTTTGTAAATACAAATTTCGCCTCTCGCTGCGCAGAGGGGAGTGTTGCCTGGCTGAATTACGCATTCCGGCTCGTACAGTTCCCGATAGGTCTCTTTGGTGTGGCTGTCTCCATGGCAACGCTCCCTGTCGTGGCAAGGCTGGCAACTGAAAAAGACCTTAAACTGCTGGGTGATACGCTGGTTTCGTCTCTCACCCTGGCCTTTGCCCTCACGATTCCAGCTGCCGTGGGGCTGTGGGTCCTGGCAGAACCCATAGTGGGACTCATCTTCGAGCACGGCAGGTTTACCCAGTCAGACACTTTCATGACTGCCCAGGCCTTGAGGTTCTATTCCATCGGCCTTCTTGCCTATGCGGCGGTAAAGATAGTAGTGCCGGTGTTCTATGCCCTGAATGACACCCGGTGGCCGGTCATGGGAAGCTTTTTGGCAGTAGTACTCAATATATGCATCATACTTGCCACACTGGACAGATTGCAGCACAGGGCCATAGCGCTTTCCACCTCCGCCACCATGATACTCAACTTCATGCTCCTGGCCGCGGTGCTTTATAAAAAGATAGGCGGATATCCTGCAGGCAGGCTTTTCATGTCCCTGACAAAAATCCTCGCCGCCTCGGGCATAATGGGCCTGCTGGTGTGGTGGACACAGATTCGCATCGCAGGCAGTCCGGGGATATGGCTTTTAACCGTCAAGGTATTCGTATCTGTGTCACTAGGCGTTGTTTCATACGGTATATCGGCTTATGTCTTAAAACTGACCGAATTCAATGAAATCATCAACAAAATTATAAGGCGGCTGATAGGCTCGTAA
- a CDS encoding cysteine--tRNA ligase, which translates to MSQYGRIVFVLRRFNKDILDTIGNTPLIPIRRIYTGKKVTILAKMESFNPGGSIKDRIALSMIGRAEERGELTKDKIILEASSGNTGIGLAMVSAVKGYRCLIAMSEAASIERRQIMRAYGAKILLTPARLGTDGAIEAVYKLARENPDLYFCTDQYNNPDNCLAHYHGTAPEIWEQTGGKVDVIVAAMGTTGTLMGITQRFRELNPKVRIVGVEPYFGHSIQGLKNMKESYRPGIFDKRMPDAIVNVHDDEALELTKRLAQEEGLFAGMSSGAAMAAALSEAARLEQGLVVVIFPDGGDRYLSTDIFSVPQVEEADQARALKLVNTLTRKKEIFEPLNPGKAGIYSCGPTVHEFAHLGLCRRLVVADLLRRTLEHQGYDVTHVMNITDMDDKTIRASLSQGKSLKELTDRYTLAFMEDASAMNIRPADSYPRASTHVETMIQLTERLLDAGYAYVKHGSVYFDISKLPSYGRLSRVDLSGIDIGRTVDLDDYEKDSPVDFTLFKRVTLNELKKGIGFETKWGQVRPGWHIECAAMSMRYLGEFFDIHTSGCDLIFPHHENEIAIATALTGKPLARTWIHSELVLVDGKKMSRSAGNVVTLRDLNKKGFTGRHVRFFLLRTHYRKPLNFSYDHLEESARAIKRLDYFVSEIQSLAIGEGRAAEPGPAIKKAVEVMKNDFTIAVNDDLNISKALGAVFRLVRHVNSLISAQGLSPVDAGSIMDALKDVDKILGCLDISVPDPGLSMEIHDLISQREEARASRDWDRADDIRQQLLGLGVEVMDTPGGIRWRWIKEV; encoded by the coding sequence ATGTCACAATATGGAAGGATCGTGTTTGTTTTGAGAAGATTCAATAAAGACATCCTCGACACGATCGGCAATACCCCGCTTATCCCCATCCGCCGCATCTATACCGGCAAGAAAGTCACTATTCTGGCAAAGATGGAGAGCTTCAATCCAGGAGGCTCTATTAAGGATCGCATAGCTCTTTCCATGATTGGAAGGGCGGAAGAACGGGGAGAACTCACAAAGGACAAGATAATCCTTGAGGCAAGCAGTGGTAATACCGGCATCGGTCTTGCGATGGTATCCGCCGTAAAAGGCTATCGCTGCCTTATTGCCATGAGCGAGGCGGCCAGCATCGAGCGCCGTCAAATAATGCGGGCTTACGGTGCCAAGATACTCCTGACCCCTGCCCGCCTTGGGACCGATGGCGCCATAGAGGCCGTATATAAGCTTGCAAGGGAAAACCCTGACCTCTATTTCTGCACGGACCAGTACAACAACCCTGACAACTGCCTGGCACACTATCATGGCACTGCCCCGGAGATCTGGGAACAGACCGGGGGCAAGGTAGATGTAATAGTCGCTGCCATGGGAACCACCGGTACCCTGATGGGAATTACGCAACGCTTCCGCGAACTCAATCCAAAAGTCCGAATAGTCGGAGTAGAGCCATATTTTGGTCACAGTATACAGGGACTCAAAAATATGAAGGAATCATACCGGCCCGGGATCTTTGACAAACGCATGCCGGATGCAATTGTCAATGTCCATGATGATGAAGCACTCGAGCTGACCAAAAGACTGGCGCAAGAGGAAGGTCTTTTCGCCGGGATGAGTTCAGGGGCCGCCATGGCTGCAGCGCTTTCAGAGGCTGCAAGGCTTGAACAGGGCCTTGTGGTCGTGATCTTTCCCGATGGAGGAGACCGTTACCTGAGCACGGACATTTTTTCAGTTCCGCAGGTTGAGGAGGCGGATCAGGCCAGGGCACTGAAGCTCGTCAACACACTTACCAGAAAAAAGGAGATCTTTGAACCCTTAAATCCGGGAAAGGCAGGGATCTACTCCTGCGGACCCACGGTCCATGAATTCGCGCACCTGGGACTATGCAGGAGACTGGTGGTTGCGGATCTTTTGAGACGCACGCTAGAACACCAGGGTTATGATGTTACCCATGTGATGAATATCACGGATATGGATGACAAGACGATCCGGGCCTCGCTGTCTCAGGGCAAAAGCCTCAAGGAGCTCACCGACCGCTATACCCTGGCCTTTATGGAAGATGCGTCTGCCATGAATATAAGGCCTGCGGACAGCTATCCCAGAGCAAGCACCCATGTTGAGACAATGATTCAACTGACCGAGCGATTGTTAGATGCAGGTTATGCATATGTCAAGCATGGCTCCGTTTACTTTGACATCTCAAAACTGCCATCCTATGGAAGGCTTTCCAGGGTGGACCTTTCAGGCATTGACATCGGAAGGACGGTAGATCTCGACGACTACGAGAAGGACAGTCCTGTTGACTTCACGCTCTTCAAGCGTGTGACCCTGAATGAACTCAAAAAGGGCATAGGGTTTGAGACAAAATGGGGGCAGGTCAGACCGGGCTGGCATATTGAGTGTGCTGCAATGTCAATGCGCTACCTGGGAGAATTTTTTGACATCCATACCAGTGGCTGTGACCTCATTTTCCCGCATCACGAAAACGAGATTGCCATTGCAACGGCCCTTACGGGCAAACCGCTTGCCCGGACCTGGATTCACAGCGAGCTTGTTCTGGTTGACGGAAAGAAGATGTCACGCTCCGCAGGAAATGTTGTCACCCTGCGGGATTTAAACAAAAAGGGCTTTACCGGAAGGCATGTGAGGTTTTTCCTGCTCAGGACACACTACAGAAAGCCCCTTAATTTCTCGTATGACCATCTGGAAGAATCGGCAAGGGCCATAAAGCGGCTCGACTACTTTGTCTCTGAGATACAGTCTCTTGCTATTGGTGAAGGGCGCGCAGCAGAGCCGGGACCGGCAATCAAGAAGGCCGTGGAGGTCATGAAAAATGACTTTACTATTGCCGTTAATGATGACCTTAACATCTCAAAGGCCCTGGGGGCGGTTTTCAGGCTGGTAAGGCATGTGAATTCGCTTATTTCCGCCCAAGGTCTTTCACCAGTGGATGCCGGAAGCATCATGGACGCACTCAAGGATGTGGACAAGATCCTGGGGTGCCTGGATATTTCCGTCCCTGATCCCGGGCTGTCAATGGAAATCCATGATCTTATCTCCCAAAGGGAAGAGGCCAGGGCCTCAAGGGACTGGGACAGGGCGGATGATATCCGGCAGCAACTCCTCGGTCTCGGGGTGGAGGTAATGGATACCCCGGGCGGGATTCGCTGGAGATGGATTAAGGAGGTTTAG
- a CDS encoding DUF1957 domain-containing protein, with protein MKRGYLAIVLHAHLPFVRHPEYRDSLEENWIFEAITDTYIPLLFVLDGLVKDGIDFRLTLSITPTLASMLADPFLRSRYLDRLERLIELGKKEAKRTRYRHEFNMLALMYHKRLVQVRRAFLNRYDQDLVQAFKRLQELGKLEIIASAATHGYLPLLSVNKSAVRAQIRVGIKNYQEILGRDPKGFWLPECGYYPGVDELLGQEGIRYTILETHGITRATPRPKYGVYAPICCPSGVTAFARDPESSRQVWSSIEGYPGDYDYREFYRDIAYDLDLDYIRPYIHRDGIRVDTGFKYFRITGKTDHKEVYIPQKAEKKAKLHAENFMFNREKQIEYLASVMDRKPIVVAPYDAELFGHWWFEGPNWLDHLIRKINSGQKTIRLITLSEYLEECPINQVSTPSPSSWGYKGFNETWLNGTNDWIYRYLYQGAEFMERLAMNHPRAEGLTLRALNQAARELLMAQASDWAFMINSGAMAEYGTRRTKTHLSRLGRLMREIEDRKIDEGWLSIVESQDNIFPRIDYRSYNNAIA; from the coding sequence ATGAAAAGAGGTTATTTAGCCATAGTCCTCCATGCACACCTGCCTTTTGTGAGGCACCCTGAATATAGGGATTCCCTGGAAGAAAACTGGATCTTTGAGGCCATTACCGATACATATATCCCCCTCCTTTTCGTACTGGATGGCCTCGTAAAAGACGGGATCGATTTTCGATTGACCTTGTCAATCACACCCACTCTTGCCTCGATGCTTGCTGACCCGTTCTTGCGGTCCCGTTATCTGGACAGGCTTGAGCGGCTGATAGAGCTGGGCAAGAAAGAGGCCAAACGAACGAGATACCGGCACGAGTTTAACATGCTGGCTCTGATGTATCACAAACGCCTTGTGCAAGTGCGCAGGGCATTCCTCAACCGTTATGATCAGGACCTGGTCCAGGCCTTTAAGCGATTACAGGAGCTTGGGAAGCTGGAGATCATCGCCAGCGCCGCCACTCACGGTTACCTCCCACTGCTTTCCGTCAATAAATCGGCTGTTCGAGCACAAATCCGGGTCGGAATCAAAAATTATCAAGAGATATTGGGTCGAGATCCAAAAGGCTTCTGGCTACCTGAATGCGGCTATTATCCCGGAGTTGACGAGCTTCTCGGCCAGGAAGGCATTCGTTATACTATTTTAGAGACTCACGGTATCACTCGCGCTACACCGAGGCCAAAATATGGTGTGTACGCACCGATCTGCTGCCCATCGGGGGTAACCGCCTTCGCGCGCGACCCTGAATCGTCCAGGCAGGTCTGGAGTTCGATAGAAGGCTATCCAGGGGATTATGATTACCGGGAATTCTATCGTGACATTGCCTATGATCTGGATCTTGATTATATCAGGCCCTATATTCATCGAGACGGCATCCGGGTGGATACCGGCTTCAAGTACTTCCGCATTACCGGCAAGACTGATCATAAAGAGGTCTATATCCCGCAAAAGGCAGAGAAAAAGGCCAAACTGCATGCAGAAAATTTCATGTTTAACAGGGAAAAACAGATTGAATATCTGGCCTCGGTCATGGATCGGAAGCCGATAGTCGTAGCACCTTACGATGCCGAGCTGTTCGGCCACTGGTGGTTTGAGGGCCCAAATTGGCTTGATCATCTTATTCGCAAGATCAACTCCGGGCAAAAAACGATCCGGCTGATCACACTTTCTGAATATCTGGAGGAATGCCCAATCAATCAGGTCTCAACTCCTTCCCCCTCCAGTTGGGGATATAAGGGCTTCAACGAGACATGGCTCAATGGGACAAATGACTGGATTTATCGTTACCTGTATCAGGGGGCGGAATTTATGGAGAGGCTGGCGATGAATCATCCCCGGGCCGAGGGTCTGACACTGAGGGCGCTCAATCAAGCGGCAAGGGAGCTCTTGATGGCACAGGCAAGTGATTGGGCCTTTATGATCAATTCGGGCGCTATGGCAGAGTATGGGACTCGACGGACAAAGACGCACCTCTCGCGACTGGGCAGGCTCATGAGAGAAATTGAAGACCGGAAGATAGATGAAGGCTGGCTCTCAATCGTTGAGAGCCAGGACAACATCTTCCCCCGGATTGACTACCGCTCTTATAATAATGCGATCGCATAA
- a CDS encoding VapC toxin family PIN domain ribonuclease, with the protein MTTGNETFVLDTSAILALWNNEEGADTVEKILREAKGQQPVLVSFMTFMECRYRIWKDQGQQTADEMLRSLRLLPVEQVDVTEAILATASELKANYRISVADSWIIATAINRNAVLVHKDPEFEALSDRVALKTLPYKKTK; encoded by the coding sequence GTGACAACCGGCAATGAGACATTTGTGCTCGACACCTCCGCGATACTTGCACTTTGGAACAACGAAGAAGGCGCCGACACGGTCGAAAAGATTTTGCGCGAGGCGAAGGGACAGCAGCCCGTTCTTGTCTCGTTTATGACCTTCATGGAGTGCCGGTATCGGATATGGAAAGATCAGGGGCAACAAACTGCCGACGAGATGTTGCGGTCGCTACGCCTCCTTCCTGTCGAGCAAGTGGATGTGACCGAAGCCATTCTCGCTACGGCATCTGAGTTGAAAGCCAATTACCGCATTTCCGTGGCCGATAGTTGGATCATCGCTACCGCGATTAACCGAAACGCAGTGCTTGTCCACAAGGATCCTGAATTTGAAGCCCTGTCAGACAGGGTGGCCCTAAAGACTTTGCCTTACAAGAAGACGAAGTAA
- a CDS encoding AbrB family transcriptional regulator: MRSTVSARGQVSIPATLRKKFHIEAQMELEWVEEGNAIKIIPLPKDPVKAFRGAGRGRYTSDKLVRDRRKERLKEEECDNRQ; the protein is encoded by the coding sequence ATGAGATCTACTGTGTCAGCAAGAGGTCAGGTGTCCATTCCTGCAACGCTTCGGAAAAAATTTCATATCGAAGCCCAGATGGAGCTGGAATGGGTCGAAGAAGGCAACGCCATCAAGATAATTCCGCTTCCCAAAGATCCCGTTAAGGCCTTTCGCGGTGCGGGAAGGGGTCGTTATACCTCGGACAAGCTTGTCCGTGATCGCAGAAAGGAACGGCTGAAGGAAGAAGAGTGTGACAACCGGCAATGA
- the tatC gene encoding twin-arginine translocase subunit TatC: MNFDKANRLPAYCLLLAVREESSLTEHLAELRRRLIVCFIAVFAGFGICYALIGPIFAMLSRPLEEVLPPGTSLIFTSYPEAFFTYLKLALTCGIFLGSPVILYQIWAFVAPGLYEHEKRWTLPFVICSSFMFIGGGFFGYMVVFPAAFKFLAGYSGEGLRLLPSVSEYFTLTIRLLLGFGLAFELPVFMVFLGLIGLLDAHTLRKHRKYAILIAFLAAAILTPTPDVLNQILMAGPLLVLYELSIFLVWLVRAKRRKA, from the coding sequence ATGAATTTTGATAAAGCGAATAGACTGCCTGCTTATTGCCTGCTGCTCGCCGTCCGGGAAGAATCAAGTCTTACAGAGCACCTTGCGGAATTACGCCGGCGTCTGATCGTCTGCTTTATTGCAGTATTTGCAGGCTTTGGCATTTGCTACGCCTTGATCGGGCCGATCTTTGCCATGCTTTCAAGACCCCTTGAGGAAGTCCTGCCTCCTGGAACAAGCCTGATCTTTACATCATATCCCGAGGCCTTTTTTACCTATCTCAAGCTGGCCCTTACATGTGGAATCTTTCTGGGAAGCCCTGTTATTCTGTATCAGATATGGGCATTTGTGGCCCCGGGACTGTATGAACACGAAAAGCGCTGGACCCTGCCCTTTGTCATATGCTCGTCATTCATGTTCATCGGGGGCGGGTTCTTTGGATACATGGTGGTATTTCCCGCTGCCTTCAAGTTTCTTGCCGGTTATTCAGGTGAGGGCCTTCGCCTCTTGCCCAGTGTGAGCGAATACTTCACGCTGACGATCCGCCTCCTTCTGGGTTTTGGGCTCGCCTTTGAGCTACCTGTTTTCATGGTATTTCTGGGCCTGATAGGCCTTCTGGACGCCCATACACTCAGAAAACACCGCAAGTATGCCATTCTCATAGCATTCCTTGCGGCGGCAATACTTACCCCGACACCTGATGTCCTCAACCAGATACTCATGGCAGGACCTCTTCTGGTCCTGTATGAACTCAGTATTTTTCTGGTATGGCTGGTGCGTGCAAAGAGAAGAAAGGCATGA
- a CDS encoding peptidase M24, translated as MKSHYLQRLKRVRAILAGRGLDAFLVTCPENRRYLSGFTAEDVGISESAGALLILCREAILLTDGRYEVQARDEAPDWRLVIYRQGLAQALKDLMHDCSVHNLAYEPDYLSCRRFDAIKKALPETELVSLGGRIETMRSIKSSSEIESIKKAVSAAERVLESIWRDIGPGMTEKEIAWRIIEELWQYAEGPSFSPIVASGPNAALPHAVPTDRPIQEGEPVLIDMGARLGGYCSDMTRTIFLGEPESLFRKIYIIVRKAQIAAQEALRAGLTGKQVDQVARDIIKDAGYGPGFVHSLGHGVGLAVHEAPILSQRSRKKLRPGMVVTVEPGIYLRDQGGVRLENMALVEADGATILSKNDWFYEF; from the coding sequence ATGAAATCTCATTACTTACAGCGTTTGAAGCGGGTGCGTGCCATCCTGGCCGGCCGGGGCCTGGATGCGTTTCTTGTAACGTGTCCTGAAAACCGCCGCTATTTAAGCGGATTTACCGCAGAGGATGTGGGCATCTCCGAATCGGCAGGCGCCCTCTTGATCCTTTGCAGAGAGGCCATTTTGCTCACAGACGGACGCTACGAGGTCCAGGCAAGGGATGAGGCCCCTGACTGGCGCCTGGTCATATACAGACAGGGCCTGGCCCAGGCCCTGAAAGATCTGATGCATGACTGCAGTGTACACAACCTTGCTTACGAACCTGATTATTTGTCTTGCCGGCGCTTTGATGCCATTAAAAAGGCCCTGCCCGAGACAGAGCTTGTTTCGCTCGGGGGCCGGATCGAGACTATGCGCTCAATTAAATCGTCTTCAGAGATTGAGTCTATAAAAAAGGCCGTTTCCGCAGCCGAGAGAGTGCTTGAAAGCATATGGAGAGATATTGGACCCGGCATGACTGAAAAGGAGATTGCCTGGCGTATCATCGAGGAGCTATGGCAATATGCTGAAGGCCCTTCCTTTTCTCCCATTGTGGCCTCAGGACCCAATGCCGCCCTGCCCCACGCCGTTCCCACGGACAGGCCAATCCAAGAGGGCGAACCCGTACTCATAGACATGGGTGCCAGGCTGGGAGGTTACTGCTCGGACATGACAAGGACTATTTTTCTTGGTGAACCTGAATCGCTCTTCAGGAAAATATACATTATAGTCCGCAAGGCCCAAATTGCCGCCCAGGAGGCCCTTAGAGCCGGGCTAACAGGCAAACAGGTGGATCAAGTAGCCAGAGATATAATCAAAGATGCCGGCTATGGCCCAGGATTCGTCCATTCCCTGGGGCACGGAGTGGGACTTGCAGTCCACGAGGCGCCGATCCTCTCACAACGGTCACGGAAAAAGCTCAGGCCCGGGATGGTGGTCACTGTTGAGCCTGGAATATATCTCCGGGATCAGGGCGGGGTGCGTCTTGAAAACATGGCGCTTGTAGAGGCCGATGGGGCCACAATACTCAGCAAAAATGACTGGTTCTATGAATTTTGA
- a CDS encoding cytoplasmic protein, whose protein sequence is MNFSSRTITQKAGFDQFEATALYCPKCKKAVPVRKHLLLILPEGDKYDYVCVYCGTSLGNKIDKTSGQNAILV, encoded by the coding sequence ATGAATTTTTCCTCCCGTACTATCACACAAAAAGCCGGTTTCGATCAATTTGAGGCAACAGCTCTCTACTGCCCCAAGTGTAAAAAAGCCGTTCCGGTTAGAAAACATCTCCTCCTTATCCTGCCTGAAGGAGACAAATACGATTATGTTTGTGTTTACTGCGGCACTTCACTCGGCAATAAAATAGACAAGACGTCAGGTCAGAATGCCATTCTGGTCTGA